From a region of the Pseudomonadota bacterium genome:
- a CDS encoding JAB domain-containing protein, translating into MAITDWPAAERPREKLLERGPQALSDAELLAIFLRTGLPGKTAVDLARELLADFGGLRPLLEADRRTFCARPGLGAGKYAQLQAVLEMASRHMGEALQRGELLTDPNATRRYLAARLRDRPYEVFAALFLDNRHRIIAFEELFRGTINGASVHPREVLRRCLSLNAAALIIAHNHPSGVAEPSTADRSLTDRLRDTLAQIDVRLLDHIIIGDGASVSLAERGLI; encoded by the coding sequence ATGGCCATAACCGACTGGCCAGCGGCCGAGCGCCCACGGGAGAAACTGCTGGAACGCGGCCCGCAGGCGCTTTCCGATGCCGAACTGCTCGCCATTTTTCTGCGCACCGGACTCCCCGGTAAAACCGCCGTCGATCTGGCCCGTGAGTTATTGGCAGATTTTGGCGGGCTGCGCCCCTTGCTGGAGGCCGATCGCCGCACGTTCTGCGCGCGCCCCGGTCTCGGTGCCGGCAAGTATGCTCAGCTACAGGCGGTACTGGAGATGGCGTCACGGCACATGGGTGAAGCGCTGCAGCGAGGTGAACTGTTGACCGATCCCAACGCCACCCGCCGTTACCTGGCCGCGCGCCTGCGCGACCGTCCCTACGAAGTGTTCGCCGCGCTGTTTCTGGACAACCGCCATCGCATCATCGCCTTCGAGGAGCTGTTTCGCGGCACCATCAACGGCGCCTCGGTCCACCCCCGCGAGGTACTGCGCCGCTGCCTGAGTCTCAATGCCGCGGCACTCATCATCGCGCACAATCACCCCTCGGGAGTCGCTGAACCCAGCACGGCGGACCGCTCCCTCACCGATCGGTTACGGGACACCCTGGCCCAGATCGACGTACGCCTGCTGGACCACATCATCATCGGCGATGGAGCGAGCGTCTCGCTCGCTGAACGGGGATTGATCTGA
- the coaBC gene encoding bifunctional phosphopantothenoylcysteine decarboxylase/phosphopantothenate--cysteine ligase CoaBC: MSLNGKRILVGVTGGIAAYKTADLVRRLGEAGAEVRVVMTRGAQAFITPLTLQAVSGHPVHTELLDPAAEAGMGHIELARWADQVLVAPASAHFLAKLAHGLADDLLSTLCLATEAPIAAAPAMNTRMWSNMATQANVRILTERGVRLLGPGAGDLACGETGPGRMLEPLDLVAALVAGDTDLLGGLRVLMTAGPTREAIDPVRFLSNRSSGKMGYAVAAAAARAGARVVLVSGPVALAPPPGVERIEVESASQMHQAVVERLDGCDIFIAAAAVADYRPAEVNAQKIKKEQAELSIGLLRTEDILGTVAASEARPFTVGFAAETERVAEYARQKLENKGLDLIAANQVGPGRGFETDHNALTVIWADGACELPSAGKTRLAEQLVSLIAERFYAQD; the protein is encoded by the coding sequence ATGAGCTTGAATGGAAAACGAATTCTGGTGGGGGTGACCGGCGGGATCGCTGCCTACAAAACGGCCGATTTGGTCCGTCGCCTCGGCGAAGCGGGCGCTGAGGTTCGCGTGGTGATGACCCGTGGCGCCCAGGCCTTCATCACGCCGCTGACACTCCAGGCGGTATCCGGTCACCCTGTTCACACCGAGTTGCTGGATCCAGCCGCCGAAGCCGGCATGGGGCATATCGAATTGGCGCGCTGGGCCGATCAGGTGCTGGTGGCGCCAGCCAGCGCCCACTTCCTGGCCAAGCTTGCCCATGGTCTGGCAGACGATTTGCTGAGCACCTTGTGCCTGGCCACCGAGGCGCCAATTGCCGCGGCACCGGCGATGAACACCAGGATGTGGTCCAACATGGCGACGCAGGCCAATGTGCGAATTCTGACCGAGCGTGGCGTGAGGTTGCTCGGGCCTGGCGCCGGTGATCTCGCCTGTGGGGAAACCGGGCCGGGGCGTATGCTCGAGCCGCTGGACCTCGTTGCTGCGCTGGTTGCCGGGGACACGGATTTGCTGGGCGGGCTGCGGGTTCTGATGACCGCGGGCCCGACCCGTGAAGCGATCGATCCGGTACGGTTTCTCAGTAATCGTAGCTCCGGAAAAATGGGGTATGCGGTTGCCGCCGCTGCCGCACGGGCCGGTGCACGCGTCGTATTGGTGAGCGGTCCGGTGGCCTTGGCCCCGCCGCCGGGCGTGGAGCGCATCGAGGTGGAAAGCGCCTCGCAGATGCACCAGGCGGTCGTCGAGCGGCTCGACGGGTGCGACATTTTTATCGCTGCCGCTGCCGTTGCCGATTACCGTCCCGCCGAGGTGAACGCACAGAAGATCAAGAAGGAGCAGGCTGAATTGAGTATCGGCCTGCTGCGAACGGAAGACATCCTGGGCACGGTCGCGGCCAGCGAGGCACGGCCATTTACCGTCGGCTTTGCCGCCGAGACCGAACGGGTGGCGGAGTACGCGCGTCAGAAGCTGGAGAACAAGGGTCTTGATCTGATCGCTGCGAACCAGGTGGGCCCCGGGCGGGGATTCGAAACCGACCACAACGCGCTGACGGTGATCTGGGCGGATGGCGCTTGCGAGCTGCCCAGTGCCGGCAAAACCCGGCTGGCCGAACAACTCGTATCTCTCATCGCCGAGCGTTTTTATGCACAAGATTGA
- a CDS encoding dUTP diphosphatase, with amino-acid sequence MHKIEVKILDGRIGTDLPLPAYATDGSAGLDLRACLEEPLLLAAGETQLIPTGIAIHIGDPNLAAVILPRSGLGHKHGIVLGNLVGLIDSDYQGQLFVSCWNRGHNSFTIEIGERIAQLVFVPVVRAEFEVVDDFEESHRGSGGFGHSGRH; translated from the coding sequence ATGCACAAGATTGAAGTCAAGATTCTCGACGGCCGCATAGGCACCGATTTGCCGCTACCGGCTTACGCCACCGATGGATCGGCGGGTTTGGATCTGCGCGCCTGTTTGGAGGAGCCGCTGCTCCTCGCAGCCGGCGAGACGCAGTTGATCCCCACCGGCATAGCCATCCATATCGGTGATCCCAACCTGGCGGCGGTGATCCTGCCGCGCTCGGGGCTCGGGCACAAGCACGGGATCGTGCTGGGCAATCTGGTGGGTTTGATCGATTCCGACTACCAGGGGCAGCTCTTTGTCTCTTGCTGGAATCGGGGTCACAACTCCTTTACCATCGAGATCGGCGAGCGGATTGCCCAACTGGTCTTTGTGCCGGTTGTACGTGCGGAATTCGAGGTGGTGGACGACTTCGAAGAGAGCCATCGCGGATCGGGCGGATTTGGCCATTCGGGAAGACACTGA
- a CDS encoding phosphomannomutase/phosphoglucomutase, whose amino-acid sequence MLKRNKDKNGAASTARAAAGKQDRASRRAGSSMNLGSYGLLLFLVGAGVLMASGFVLMQMFQMQGGVLRQQATEVASFSYAGSLQRLVTQGMGTMNGIAADPDVQQILRNGNTTAAAAKAQALVRLVPGAVRFRVLPTGVDQVEKEGNPPLGYADLQQLREAEKTDQFPPVEVILPGTEHAHFNLVRRVVDGDGRVLGVIMATYPAERLQQTVAQMRVGEGTIEIRQANVVLARRGSTAGSDASAVRVNVPATRWTLLYWPAMASGGLTEGLIPYLAVFGAGALLLGLVIYVSFRMVSGAMRRDQVTVLNLVKDILNRKLASAYPVKLANSRVTVELLLNMGQEFAAMPAAKTAAKSAPLPEVGGSMFPDTGGIEVEEDEPQVKAPKLEKIPSSIFRAYDIRGVVDETLTVEGVETIGRAIGSEAFERGQQLVVIGRDGRLSGPKLSEALARGFMRSGRDVIDIGMAPTPVLYFATHYLRTGSGVAVTGSHNPPNYNGLKMVLRDETLSGEAIQALRSRIQTGNLLTGDGSISEQSVLDDYVARITGDVQVARKLKVVVDCGNGVAGMVAPRLLRELGCEVIELYCEVDGTFPNHHPDPGKLENLRELIAKVRESGADLGVAFDGDGDRLGVVDEQGKVIYPDRLLMLFAKDLLLRHPGASIIYDVKCTRNLKRVIAEHAGQPMMWKTGHSLIKAAMKKTGALLAGEMSGHFFFKERWYGFDDGMYAAARLLEILSAETVPASKVFAQLPESITTPELNVPVKEGEQHALVEELVNRAQFPDAEVTVIDGVRADFADGFGLVRASNTTPVLVLRFEGDTAEAMKRIQEAFREQLLAVKSDLKLPF is encoded by the coding sequence ATGCTGAAAAGGAATAAGGACAAAAACGGCGCTGCCTCGACCGCTCGAGCTGCGGCTGGGAAGCAAGACAGGGCGTCCAGGCGCGCTGGCAGCAGCATGAATCTGGGCAGCTACGGGTTGCTGCTCTTCCTCGTCGGGGCAGGGGTGTTGATGGCGAGTGGGTTCGTCCTGATGCAGATGTTCCAGATGCAGGGCGGGGTACTGCGCCAGCAAGCCACCGAGGTTGCCAGTTTCTCCTATGCCGGCAGCCTGCAGAGATTGGTCACCCAGGGAATGGGCACCATGAACGGCATAGCTGCCGATCCTGACGTGCAGCAGATCCTGCGCAATGGCAATACCACTGCCGCCGCCGCCAAGGCGCAAGCGCTGGTGCGACTAGTGCCAGGCGCGGTGCGTTTCCGGGTGCTTCCCACTGGTGTGGACCAGGTCGAGAAGGAGGGTAACCCGCCGCTGGGTTACGCCGATCTGCAGCAACTGCGGGAGGCCGAAAAAACGGATCAGTTTCCGCCGGTCGAGGTGATCTTGCCGGGAACGGAGCATGCGCACTTCAATCTGGTGCGACGAGTCGTGGATGGGGACGGTCGCGTGTTGGGCGTGATCATGGCCACCTATCCGGCTGAAAGGCTGCAGCAGACCGTGGCGCAGATGCGCGTCGGCGAGGGGACGATCGAGATTCGTCAGGCCAACGTGGTGCTGGCACGACGTGGCAGCACGGCAGGTTCTGATGCGTCGGCGGTGCGTGTCAACGTGCCGGCGACACGCTGGACATTGCTGTACTGGCCGGCGATGGCGTCGGGTGGGCTGACGGAGGGCCTGATCCCCTATCTTGCTGTATTCGGGGCCGGGGCGTTGTTGCTCGGGCTCGTGATCTATGTCTCGTTTCGCATGGTGTCGGGTGCGATGCGCCGTGACCAGGTGACCGTACTGAACCTGGTAAAGGACATCCTGAACCGCAAGCTGGCGTCGGCCTATCCGGTGAAACTGGCGAATAGCCGCGTGACTGTAGAGCTGTTGCTGAACATGGGACAGGAGTTCGCTGCGATGCCGGCGGCCAAGACCGCTGCCAAATCCGCCCCCCTGCCCGAGGTGGGCGGTTCCATGTTCCCCGACACCGGCGGAATAGAGGTGGAGGAAGACGAGCCGCAGGTAAAAGCGCCAAAGCTCGAGAAGATCCCGTCGAGTATCTTTCGGGCCTACGATATTCGCGGTGTGGTCGATGAGACGCTCACTGTCGAAGGGGTGGAGACCATCGGTAGAGCCATTGGCAGCGAAGCCTTCGAGCGCGGCCAGCAACTGGTGGTTATCGGACGCGATGGCCGCCTCTCCGGCCCCAAGCTGTCAGAGGCACTGGCGCGCGGTTTTATGCGCAGCGGGCGTGATGTGATCGATATCGGAATGGCGCCGACCCCGGTGCTCTATTTTGCCACCCATTATCTGCGCACCGGTTCCGGGGTCGCGGTCACCGGCAGTCATAACCCGCCCAACTATAACGGGCTGAAGATGGTGCTGCGCGATGAGACCCTTTCGGGTGAGGCGATCCAGGCCCTGCGCTCGCGCATTCAGACCGGCAATCTGCTGACGGGCGACGGCAGCATCAGCGAACAGTCGGTGCTTGATGACTACGTTGCCCGTATTACCGGTGACGTGCAGGTGGCGCGCAAGTTGAAGGTCGTGGTTGATTGCGGCAACGGCGTGGCCGGTATGGTCGCGCCCCGACTTCTTCGCGAGCTGGGATGCGAGGTGATCGAGCTCTACTGCGAGGTGGACGGCACCTTCCCCAATCATCACCCTGACCCTGGAAAACTGGAAAATCTGCGCGAACTCATCGCCAAGGTGCGCGAGTCGGGCGCTGATCTCGGCGTTGCCTTCGATGGCGACGGGGATCGTCTGGGCGTGGTGGACGAACAGGGCAAAGTCATCTATCCAGACCGCCTGTTGATGCTGTTTGCCAAGGATCTGCTGCTGCGCCATCCTGGCGCAAGCATCATTTATGACGTCAAATGCACGCGCAACCTCAAACGGGTGATCGCCGAGCATGCCGGCCAGCCCATGATGTGGAAGACCGGTCACTCGCTGATCAAGGCCGCCATGAAAAAAACCGGTGCCTTGCTGGCTGGAGAGATGAGCGGGCACTTTTTCTTCAAGGAGCGCTGGTACGGTTTCGATGACGGCATGTACGCTGCAGCCCGCCTGCTCGAGATCCTCAGTGCCGAGACGGTGCCGGCCAGTAAGGTATTCGCTCAGCTGCCGGAGAGCATTACCACGCCGGAGCTCAACGTACCGGTTAAAGAGGGCGAGCAACACGCTCTGGTGGAAGAGCTGGTGAACCGGGCGCAGTTCCCTGATGCCGAGGTGACCGTTATCGACGGCGTGCGTGCCGATTTTGCCGATGGCTTCGGGTTGGTGCGCGCCTCCAACACAACGCCTGTGCTGGTGTTGCGTTTCGAGGGCGATACCGCGGAGGCGATGAAGCGCATTCAGGAGGCCTTCCGTGAGCAGTTGCTGGCAGTGAAGTCCGATCTCAAGCTGCCGTTCTAG
- the argB gene encoding acetylglutamate kinase codes for MTLDSQSALNIATVLTEALPYIQRFAGKTVVIKYGGNAMVDEALKNGFARDVVLMKLVGINPVVVHGGGPQIGSLLARIGKESRFVDGMRVTDAETMDVVEMVLGGLVNKEIVHNINRHGGRAVGLTGKDGDLIRARKLKITRTSPELEVPEIIDIGHVGEVASVDTAIVNMLTNGDFIPVIAPIGVGEDGHSYNINADLVAGKVAEVLKAEKLILLTNTAGLLDRNGAVLTGLTAAQVAALIEDGTIHGGMLPKIRCALEAVQGGVSAAHIIDGRLEHAVLLEIFTDQGVGTLIRSGR; via the coding sequence ATGACACTCGATTCTCAATCAGCCCTCAACATCGCCACGGTACTCACCGAGGCGCTGCCCTATATCCAGCGCTTTGCCGGCAAGACGGTTGTCATTAAGTACGGCGGCAATGCGATGGTGGACGAGGCGCTGAAAAACGGCTTTGCCCGTGACGTGGTGCTGATGAAACTGGTCGGCATCAACCCGGTGGTGGTCCATGGTGGAGGGCCGCAAATCGGCTCGCTCCTGGCGCGCATCGGCAAGGAGAGCCGTTTCGTCGACGGGATGCGGGTGACCGACGCCGAGACCATGGATGTGGTCGAGATGGTGCTCGGCGGCCTGGTCAACAAAGAGATCGTGCACAACATCAACCGTCACGGTGGCCGCGCGGTGGGACTGACCGGCAAGGACGGAGATCTGATTCGTGCCCGCAAACTGAAGATCACCCGAACCTCTCCCGAACTGGAGGTGCCCGAGATCATCGACATCGGCCATGTGGGCGAAGTGGCGAGCGTCGACACCGCCATCGTGAATATGCTGACTAACGGTGATTTTATCCCGGTGATCGCGCCCATCGGGGTGGGTGAGGATGGTCATTCCTATAACATCAACGCCGATCTGGTAGCCGGCAAGGTGGCAGAGGTGCTGAAGGCTGAAAAGCTGATACTGCTGACCAACACGGCGGGCTTGCTGGACAGGAACGGCGCTGTTCTTACTGGACTGACCGCCGCTCAGGTTGCCGCGCTGATTGAGGACGGCACCATTCATGGCGGTATGCTGCCGAAGATTCGCTGCGCGCTGGAAGCGGTGCAGGGAGGTGTGAGCGCGGCGCACATCATCGATGGGCGCCTTGAGCATGCTGTATTGCTGGAGATCTTCACCGACCAGGGCGTGGGCACGCTGATTCGTTCGGGTCGGTAA
- a CDS encoding nucleoid occlusion factor SlmA — protein sequence MTTRHRGDRRREILEALAHQLETSPGERMTTAGLAASLDISEAALYRHFASKAQMYEGLLEFAEESVFERVNRILEEERGTLGRIDKMVTLVLLFAERNPGITRLLIGDALVGETARLRDRVEQFFDRLETHFRQVLREGEISQSQEGRVAVPAVAELLVNLLAGKMQHYVRSGFKRKPSDNWEVQWRRICAALINTG from the coding sequence GTGACGACCCGGCACCGCGGCGATCGCCGCCGCGAGATACTCGAGGCGCTCGCCCATCAACTGGAGACCAGTCCCGGTGAACGCATGACCACCGCAGGACTTGCCGCCAGTCTCGATATATCCGAGGCGGCTCTCTACCGCCATTTCGCCAGCAAGGCGCAGATGTACGAGGGGCTGCTCGAGTTTGCTGAAGAGAGCGTTTTCGAGCGTGTCAATCGTATCCTGGAGGAGGAGCGGGGTACGCTCGGGCGTATCGACAAGATGGTCACGCTGGTGCTGCTTTTCGCCGAGCGTAATCCGGGTATCACGCGCCTGCTGATTGGTGATGCGCTGGTAGGTGAGACTGCCCGGCTGCGTGATCGGGTGGAGCAGTTTTTCGATCGCCTGGAAACCCACTTTCGCCAGGTGCTGCGCGAAGGCGAGATCAGCCAGTCGCAGGAGGGCAGGGTGGCGGTACCGGCCGTGGCGGAGCTTCTGGTCAATCTGCTGGCGGGTAAAATGCAGCACTATGTGCGTTCCGGATTCAAACGCAAACCGAGCGACAACTGGGAAGTGCAGTGGCGGCGGATCTGTGCCGCATTGATCAACACCGGATAG
- a CDS encoding DUF4124 domain-containing protein produces the protein MTSILSSKHRVPLTVIGGLVGIMLATSIAAESRKLFRWVDEEGNVHYSDVVPPAHAKQGRSELNDRGLTVRSIDRAKTAEEIAEEQRQARIRTELERIAREQAAYDRALLDTYSSVEVMEQTRDSKISVLQGQIRVTEGNILNLRKQLDEQMNRAAALERNGKAVPVTLQNEIFTTQDQVRRGLEFILDRRDEIETLRQQFAKDIARYREVTEQAKDEAGEKPRSAM, from the coding sequence ATGACTTCAATCCTGTCATCGAAGCATAGAGTACCGCTGACGGTTATCGGCGGACTGGTCGGCATCATGCTTGCGACCAGCATCGCGGCAGAAAGCCGCAAACTTTTCCGCTGGGTGGACGAAGAGGGCAACGTACACTACAGCGACGTCGTGCCCCCCGCGCACGCCAAACAGGGGCGCAGCGAACTCAACGATCGCGGCCTGACGGTGCGCAGTATCGATCGTGCCAAAACCGCTGAAGAGATCGCCGAAGAGCAGCGTCAGGCGCGCATCCGTACCGAACTCGAACGTATCGCGCGCGAGCAAGCCGCCTATGATCGTGCCCTGCTCGACACCTACAGCAGTGTCGAAGTCATGGAACAGACCCGTGACAGTAAAATCTCGGTCCTGCAAGGACAGATAAGGGTCACCGAGGGCAATATCCTCAATCTGCGCAAACAGCTCGATGAGCAGATGAACCGCGCCGCAGCGCTGGAGCGCAACGGTAAAGCGGTCCCGGTAACTCTTCAAAACGAGATCTTCACCACTCAGGATCAGGTCCGACGCGGCTTGGAGTTCATTCTCGACCGGCGCGACGAGATCGAAACACTGCGCCAGCAGTTTGCCAAAGATATTGCGCGCTATCGTGAAGTGACCGAACAGGCCAAGGACGAAGCCGGAGAGAAGCCCCGATCGGCCATGTAG
- a CDS encoding orotate phosphoribosyltransferase, whose product MHAYQQEFLEFAIQQEVLRFGSFTLKSGRLSPYFFNAGLFNSGQSLSRLGRYYAQSIEHSGIAFDMLFGPAYKGIPLAAAAVIALADHHQRDVPYAFNRKEAKDHGEGGTTVGAPLQGRVMIIDDVVSAGTSVGESVEIIRAQGAEPVGVAIALDRQERGQGTSSAVQEIQHRYGLRVSCIVGLTEMIEYLATQPDRAEVLNSIRIYQTQYGIQQ is encoded by the coding sequence ATGCACGCCTACCAGCAAGAGTTTCTTGAATTCGCCATCCAGCAGGAGGTGCTGCGTTTCGGCAGCTTCACCCTTAAATCCGGACGCCTGAGCCCCTATTTCTTCAACGCCGGGCTCTTTAACTCCGGTCAAAGCCTCTCCCGCCTGGGTCGTTACTACGCCCAGTCCATCGAGCACTCCGGCATCGCCTTCGACATGCTGTTCGGCCCCGCCTATAAGGGCATCCCGCTTGCCGCCGCGGCGGTGATCGCCCTGGCCGATCACCACCAGCGTGATGTTCCCTACGCCTTCAACCGCAAGGAAGCCAAGGATCACGGCGAAGGAGGCACCACCGTTGGCGCACCACTCCAGGGACGGGTAATGATCATCGATGATGTTGTCTCGGCTGGCACATCGGTGGGTGAATCGGTCGAGATCATCCGTGCCCAGGGCGCCGAACCGGTCGGCGTGGCTATCGCCCTCGATCGACAGGAGCGCGGTCAGGGCACAAGCTCCGCCGTGCAGGAGATACAGCATCGTTACGGATTGCGGGTCAGCTGCATCGTGGGATTGACGGAGATGATCGAGTACCTGGCGACCCAACCAGACCGTGCCGAGGTCCTCAACAGCATCCGAATCTACCAGACGCAGTACGGCATTCAGCAGTAA
- the xth gene encoding exodeoxyribonuclease III: MRIISCNVNGIRSASNKGFFAWMLTQNADVVCLQETKAQAHQLSTEIIDLPGYHSYFFDADRKGYSGVAVYARREPDDIHYGLGWEDMDAEGRYLQVDFSGLSVASLYLPSGSSGEARQAVKFGFLDRFMPHLRELRRKHREFVLCGDWNIAHRAIDLKNWRANQKNSGFLPEERTWMDELFGSAKFVDAFRAVNPHPDQYTWWSNRGQAWARNVGWRIDYHVVTPGLRDKVRGAAIYTSERFSDHAPLTIDYDWEL, encoded by the coding sequence ATGCGCATCATCAGCTGCAACGTCAATGGCATTCGTTCCGCGAGCAACAAGGGCTTTTTCGCCTGGATGCTGACTCAGAACGCCGATGTCGTTTGTTTGCAGGAGACCAAAGCGCAGGCGCATCAATTGAGCACCGAGATCATCGATCTGCCCGGTTACCATTCCTATTTTTTCGATGCTGACAGGAAGGGTTACAGCGGAGTGGCGGTCTATGCGCGCCGCGAGCCCGACGATATCCACTATGGATTGGGATGGGAGGATATGGACGCCGAGGGGCGCTACCTGCAAGTCGATTTTTCGGGGCTCAGCGTGGCATCGCTCTATCTCCCCTCCGGCTCTTCCGGCGAAGCGCGCCAGGCGGTCAAGTTCGGTTTCCTTGACCGCTTTATGCCACACCTGCGGGAGCTGCGCCGCAAGCATCGCGAATTCGTCCTGTGTGGAGATTGGAACATCGCGCACCGGGCAATCGACCTCAAGAACTGGCGCGCCAACCAGAAAAACTCGGGATTCCTGCCCGAAGAGCGTACCTGGATGGACGAACTGTTTGGCAGCGCGAAGTTCGTGGATGCCTTTCGCGCGGTGAATCCTCATCCGGACCAGTACACGTGGTGGTCCAACCGTGGGCAGGCGTGGGCCAGGAACGTCGGATGGCGTATTGACTACCATGTCGTCACGCCCGGTTTGCGTGACAAGGTTAGAGGTGCCGCTATCTACACATCCGAGCGTTTCTCCGACCATGCGCCACTGACCATCGATTACGACTGGGAGCTGTAG
- a CDS encoding MFS transporter, with protein sequence MLFLGFAAGLPYLLVFSTLSAWLTEAGVGRATIGFFSWVGITFSIKVVWAPVVDRVPIPGLTHRLGRRRSWMLAAQIGVALGLAGMAVIGPHHSLVQLAVLAVWVAFASATQDVAIDAFRIESASAEYQGAMAAMYIFGYRVALLVAGAGALYTAEIANWATAYTAMALLMGVGIVTVLLVTEPRAAGNGGSAEQEQRVVEFLTRSVHLPDAQRRLWAWFIGAVICPFSDFFQRNGSSALLILLLIGVYKLSDITMGVMANPFYLDLGFSKSEIAGVAKFFGFFMVLAGSALGGLLVVRYGILRPLFLGAVLVAATNLLFAFLAVTGPKIAMLAVVISADNLSGGLATAAFIAYLSSLTNSAYTATQYALFSSLMTLPAKVLGGFSGVVVESYGYFSFFVYAAAIGLPAILLVLYLLLRSRADLIPVTIGPDSKR encoded by the coding sequence ATCCTGTTTCTCGGGTTTGCGGCGGGACTGCCCTACCTGCTGGTCTTCTCGACGCTCTCCGCGTGGCTTACCGAGGCGGGTGTCGGCCGTGCGACGATCGGATTCTTCAGTTGGGTCGGCATCACCTTCTCCATCAAAGTGGTGTGGGCGCCCGTGGTGGATCGTGTGCCGATTCCGGGTTTGACGCACCGGCTGGGGCGGCGACGAAGCTGGATGCTGGCCGCGCAAATCGGCGTGGCGTTGGGTTTGGCGGGCATGGCCGTAATCGGTCCGCACCACTCGCTTGTCCAGCTTGCTGTATTGGCGGTATGGGTCGCTTTTGCCTCGGCCACGCAGGATGTGGCGATCGACGCCTTTCGCATCGAATCGGCCAGCGCCGAGTACCAGGGTGCGATGGCGGCAATGTACATATTCGGCTATCGGGTGGCGTTGCTGGTCGCGGGTGCCGGCGCCCTCTATACCGCCGAGATCGCCAATTGGGCGACTGCCTACACGGCAATGGCGCTGCTCATGGGCGTGGGGATCGTCACGGTGCTGTTGGTGACCGAGCCCCGCGCTGCCGGTAATGGCGGCAGCGCTGAGCAGGAACAACGGGTCGTGGAGTTTCTAACCCGCTCGGTCCATCTGCCGGATGCGCAGCGCCGGCTGTGGGCCTGGTTCATTGGTGCCGTGATCTGCCCGTTCAGTGATTTCTTTCAGCGCAATGGCAGTAGCGCCCTGCTGATTCTGTTGCTGATCGGGGTGTACAAACTGAGCGATATCACCATGGGTGTCATGGCCAATCCCTTCTACCTCGATCTGGGATTCAGCAAAAGCGAGATCGCCGGCGTTGCCAAATTCTTCGGCTTTTTCATGGTGCTGGCGGGGAGTGCACTGGGTGGGCTTCTGGTGGTTCGCTACGGCATTCTGCGCCCCCTGTTTCTCGGTGCGGTACTGGTGGCCGCGACCAATCTGCTGTTTGCCTTTCTGGCAGTAACAGGTCCGAAGATCGCAATGCTGGCGGTGGTGATCAGCGCGGATAATCTCAGCGGCGGATTGGCGACAGCCGCCTTTATTGCCTACCTTTCGAGCCTGACCAACAGCGCCTACACGGCTACGCAATATGCGCTCTTCAGTTCACTGATGACGCTGCCGGCGAAGGTTCTCGGTGGCTTTTCGGGCGTGGTGGTGGAGAGCTACGGTTACTTCAGTTTCTTTGTCTACGCCGCGGCCATCGGTCTGCCGGCGATTCTTCTGGTGCTCTATCTGCTTTTAAGGTCCAGAGCGGATCTGATACCCGTCACGATCGGCCCGGATAGCAAGCGGTGA
- a CDS encoding sulfite exporter TauE/SafE family protein, whose protein sequence is MCGGIVGALTAGLPGAAQGQPLRPLSYHFAYNLGRIGSYAMAGALFGGVGLASARLLPVHSVQTFLQALAGVFMIALGLYLGGWWLGLGRIERGGAALWRRLEPLARPLLPVRNTGAALVVGAVWGWLPCGLVYSVLIMALSAGGPVEGMALMLAFGLGTLPTLLVSGLLAARLSVYLRKPWVRQTAGTLVFLFGAATLASALGVLRLRGVAAPGG, encoded by the coding sequence ATGTGCGGCGGCATTGTGGGTGCGCTCACTGCGGGCCTTCCCGGTGCGGCGCAAGGTCAGCCCTTGCGTCCCCTTTCCTACCATTTCGCCTACAATTTGGGGCGTATCGGCAGCTACGCAATGGCGGGTGCGCTCTTCGGGGGCGTGGGATTGGCTTCGGCGCGCCTGCTCCCCGTGCACAGTGTGCAGACCTTCCTGCAGGCCTTGGCGGGCGTATTCATGATCGCACTGGGTCTCTATCTTGGAGGCTGGTGGCTGGGTCTGGGCCGGATCGAGCGCGGCGGAGCGGCGTTATGGCGCAGACTGGAACCGCTGGCACGCCCGCTGCTGCCCGTGCGCAACACCGGTGCCGCCCTGGTGGTTGGCGCGGTCTGGGGATGGCTGCCCTGCGGACTGGTTTACAGTGTTTTGATAATGGCCCTGAGTGCCGGCGGCCCCGTGGAAGGGATGGCGTTGATGCTGGCGTTCGGGTTGGGTACGCTGCCCACCCTGCTGGTATCGGGTCTGTTGGCCGCCAGGCTGTCGGTCTATTTGCGCAAACCCTGGGTGCGGCAGACGGCGGGTACCCTGGTTTTTCTGTTCGGAGCCGCTACCCTGGCGAGTGCCTTGGGTGTGCTGAGACTGCGCGGCGTGGCAGCACCGGGTGGATGA